The window TCTTCGATCTTCAATGACGCTaggatatttattttcatacgtTCCGTCGATCATGGGATATTTTTTACTCTTATCCGTTAACTCTCGAACCTTCGACTGAATTAACGATGGATAATCTGAATCGACGACTATACTTGGTTGttttttattagtccttagattTTCGTTTGTTCTAATGACCGCAGTGTTATTATCGGCAGTGTCAAAGTACGGTGACCAACTTTTTTCGTACGCATTTTGAAGTATAGGCTTGActgtatttgttattttgctATCGATGTTAGGTGTAAACAATAATCCCTGTTGATTTCCATtgattttaagtttaaaatgtttattgctTAGTTCGGCAAAGAACCAGGGTCGTTTATACTCCTTAACGAAGTTTGGATCGAGGACGATACTATTCAATGTATtggttatttttaatgtatcatCCATCCTATTTCTTGTCCTAACATTATGTTTCGGTTCTGTAGCTTGATCTCCTATGACAAAAGAGTTTGGGGCCATAAGTAGCCATCTTTTGTATTcttcatttattatattgttgtctgaTTTTGATGGTCTGTAATGAAATGAGGGTGAATGACCTGTAGTTTCTGCTTGCTCATGTCCTAATATAGATtctattttatgtatgttttcattaatttttgTTGGGTATTCCTCTTGTGGTCGTTGTATGGTTACCACAGGTTCATTTTGGTCGTCCAAAACTTCATTGTTTGTTTGAGCTTTATATGCAGATTGTAAAGGTTTGGTAATTTCATTTTCGGGTGGCTTTAACTTTTCTTTGtcattattatacatttttattagatttcttTGTTGGTTAAATATTTGATTAAAGAGTTGTGACTGCGATTGTAACACAATTTTTAATGCTTTATCAGTTTCACTATCCGAGACCTCTAACCCGTCTTTATAAACATCGCTTATTTTCATGTGATCTCTTAGATCATCAAAGCTAATACTTTGAGATTGATTGCCTAATGCTCTAATGCTttctttatttactatatttaacCCTTctttattgataattttaacgtTGTTATTTATCTGATTGATTTGGGCAGTTTGTGGTTGATGTTTCATAATACTGCCAATGGCACTTTCTTTATCCAACAGCTTAAACCTTTGACTTTCCTTTTTTAATTCACTTAAAATGTTACTGATTATGGGGTTGTCGTTTTGGCCAGGGACTACCTTCTGTTCTGGTGGTTTGAATCTATTGCAAATAAAGTATTCATCGTTATTTTTTGCTTCTGGTTCATTAATACTTGATCTAAGCCTTTTGATATTGTCAAATGTATCCAATTTCTCCTTATCACCTtgattattttcataaaaatttccGAGCTTGCAattgtttaaataatagtttattagAGATATTGATTTGTTTTTGGATAGTACGTCAAGCATTTGGTCTACATTTTGCATTGTTTCATTTGTATTCAAATTAGGGCCCTTGGTAGTATTTACTTCTTTCAATTGTCTTTTAGACATTATTTCCTCTACTATTTTTGTAATGTAGTCTATATCTTTAGTGTGTTCAGAAACAGAAAGATCTTTTACTGTTTTAACCGTTGTACTTCCTTGATGCGATAAATCAAGCGTCCTGCCAATATTCGTTCGCAAAACGTTCATCAAGGTCTCTAGCTccgaatttatatttttttctattttgtttttttcataGTCCTTCTTAGTGCTAGTTGTTGTTTTTGGAAGTGGCGGTTCGGTACTTGGATCTTCAACATTCATTCCTTGAATTCTACCACTAAAAGAGGGGCTGGATAGAAATGAGAACGGTTCCTGTCCCAGTTTAAATTTTTTAGTGTTATCTTTCGATTCCAAGGcttttcttttttcttctttatgTAAATATTCTAAATATTCAAAGATCTTTTGTAGCGGTGTCGTGTCTTCGGCTGGTAGTCCATTTTCTAGAATTATAAcactaaattatttttcatcgatttcatcatcatcatcatcacaatcacaaaataaacattatttgttACTTAAAGAAATACTTACTGTCGGTAGCAGTCAACTCTATTTTCTCGGTTGTCGGATTTTTCAGTGGCGTGGTCATAGTTATTGGAATGTCTGTTTTACCAAGACATTGTTTTTTCAGCTGCCTGTTTAAAATCGAGGTAATATTTAGAAAGAAAATTAGCATTTCGTCATTTTACCAGATTAATAGTAATgaagcaactttttttgtagttgtattatttcatattttatcacCTCTATGGTATCAACTTTGAACTTAACCAGTGACACAGAGTAGGGAAACTATGTTAACATAAAATCAGTTATTGGAGGGGCATTGACAATTGATTGTGATTCAATTTTCGCTACACACTTATTCGTTTTTCATTAAGCTAGGACGATAAGTAGGTACTCATGAACGTTTTTCGTTTTCAAATCTCAGAATGTTATCGCAGCGAAACAATACGGCATAAACTCACTGGTCGTTGATATCGTCGATGTTTACGTTGTGCCGCTGCAGCTTCCGCAGGGTGCTAGCGTCGATGTCCTCCTTTTGGACGCCACTGAGCAAAAGCACGCACAACACATCTGCAAAAGCAGTTGGtttaaaattattcttataTGGACGCCAGCATGGTCATAAACGAGTATAGTCCTGGCACAGAATgttctttaaattaaattggtatacaaaatataatgatGTTTGAAAAGAAAGAGATGGAAGTTTGTCATTATCCATATTCGAAAACATCTGTTGGACACACGCGTTATGTACACAAGCCGGTATTTGCTGTCGCGTAATCAGATAAAAGTATAACATCGTTGACAACGGACACCCTCTCTAACAAAATGTGGGTATGATGCACAAATAAACATTCTTACAAACTGTAATCAACACTCATACCCAAATCACAATCATCGTTCAATTTATAATCGTATTAACTTTTGATCAACGTTGGAAACACCATGAGCTCACTTTCTTCTAGTCGCAACCTATGTTCCGTATATTTTTTTGAACCTTTTATGTAGTTTAAAGTCGGTGGGCGCGAACCGCGAGACAACGTACATGTAAAGACGGCGGCGGCCAACAGGGCCCGGCACAACATTATTATAGCGACTTTTTTGTTCGCCACAATGGATCTACTCGCAGCTCGCGTTCGTTTTGCTCTCCGATACGTTTATTTGGTGCGCGCTTATCTCAGCTGAAGACGTGGAGGTTTTAATGACAAGTGTTAGCGGTATACTTATTCCTTGTGAATGTAAGCTTTTGTATGTGTACGAAGCGCAAGGTCATCAGTCATAGTGGAGCGAAGTCCTTACGcttaatattttgactttgaggAAAATTGTATAGACAGGGCGCGTCACTACGAAAGATTTATCAGTTCTGTGGTAAAATATATGAAAGTTAGTGGCCTTACCTTACTTAACAATACCGTATTTGTAATATCAAAGTTTTCGTGTTCATGACTCCGTATAGGTGTTTTAGAATATCGACTAATTCCTCAAATAACCCCTAACCAAAATACACCTTACCTATCAGAAATTTTGgttcatttatattattagtattgTGTATTGTAGTTAATTTaatcactttatttatttatttcaggccCGTTTCCTGCTATCGAAGGTCAATCCATCTCAGACGCACAACAACATGTACGCGTATGGAGGGGTGAGTGATATCATTTTAACCATCATAACACCTTATTGCCATATTAATGCGATTAATGTTATAGATGTCAAATGCATGACTTAATTTCAATTCACAATTTTAGCTCCCTGCTCCTACAAgttgtattaatttttttttacgtacagtcaagtgcaataatatgtatcgaaagaatcgtctcataaatatggtactacgctcttattacactggaataagatgctatgggacatattttcgagtaagatgtgtacatccatatttttacacttgactgtacattttcAAACATAAATATGTACTCTCTAAACAagccatacatttttatttagttattaatgAAGGCCCGTCCAGGCGGAACAATAGTTGACCTAATCTGattaaattatcaatttaatcAGGTTGTGTGGAAGCaataattaaattgattttttttttaattataaagaaaatttGACAATCCCGTCTGGACGGGCCTTTATGACGACATATGGTacatacaacaatgtacaaactcaatacaaactttaattttacGTGATTCATAGGACAtggagatgtttttttttaataattcgcATGGAGTGATATACCGACAAGAATCGGCCATTACAGCATGGtttgactttttatttttttgtttcatcaTTGTATTGGCGAAAACCAGGCGATGCCGATGCCGTCAGcggtagtatttttttttattcattgctTTTAAACTAATTTTGGTGTCGGCTTCCTGAATTCAAAATTTTAGATTGGCTTTTTAAAACGCTTTGAAATCActtggaatgttttttttttcagcttaacttactatacttacttaaattacTATTCATAATTATGCTAAAAATATATAGAACAAAACTAACTTTGTTTCAATGCATGTTTTGCACTACGCTGTTTAATACTTCAATTCtatatttaatcaaaaaatttaaattgtaaaggTACAACAATTACTAAGTTaaaaatttttatgttttataattacaaGGTGGCTAAAGAACGGgaattaattttttatagacATCAATACTTTCTATGTCTACTTAAATACTTAGGTCTACTAATTACGACGCATTAAATTCaggaaaaaaatagtttcattaAGAATCAAATTAACTAAATACACGGATGAGTTATTTCTATAACTATCTATTTCTATCTTATAGGCCCGAGTCGATAGTAATAATATactatttcatcatcatcacacttgctcgtaaacggtgttattgtatgccagcatactgagatggaatgagctataaTGCCCAAGGGCGTAATAGGTTTTTGTTAATTTCGCATGGGCATATTAggcataatgtttttttcaagtgggtataaataagttttacttttaaaatactgacgtttataaattactttttttatgtatgtttataaatatttaatttgattaatttagtagccgtttaaattatttttacccaATTTTCAaacgtggctgaatgccggataggtgtgtgcctttgatgcctaacctgtcaaaaatgacaatatggcgggcgaatgtttgaaatgtcagcgtattttaagaattagttttttccttacaagtgtgatgaaaaacattgtgtgtgccacgggtgGTACAAGCATtgcgaactcgtgttaattaagcctcGCTTTcggcttaaaattaaaacttgttcgtaaattcttgtttaccgccctttaTACACAATGTTTTATTGTATACTCTACTATTGTTTGTTTGGTGGTGCCACACTGGCTGTTATATGTATAACATTGTGCGAAAGTAGATAGTATACatagtgtttttattatgtttttcctGTCACACAATGCTATATAGCATTAGGTATATAACAGCCAGTGTAGCACGAACATTACCTAATCTGGTaggtgttagtcaatcagttcAGGGGTCATAAAATGACTTCAGGGTTTCGCGGTGTACACGCTTGATTTATTCCTGCATTTGTGGACGTTTCTGGGATATATATAGGCTTATTAGAGACATTTGATTGTCACTGTATAATGAACTAAACACTGATAATAACGCACTAACCAATATCTTCAAATTAATTTCGGGCTGATTTCCATAATTTCCGAGTACTTATATAATTCTATGTGTAAAACAGGATGGCGGAGCCCCCGTCCTCACGGATGACGTGTCGCTGCAGGTGTTCATGGAGCACCTCAAGAAGCTGGCCGTGTCGTCCACCGCCTAGTCGCGCAGACGGTCCACAGCCTTGTAGAAAAGGGCAGGGGccatttctcgaatggtattagtctaatattattagtgtgttgccatggtaacccatacgatttgacagtttgtggactaatattattagtctaataccgttcgagaaatgggccccagttcgtggactgataatattagtctaataccgttcgagaaatgggccccagttcgtggactgataatattagtctaataccgttcgagaaatgggccccagttcgtGGACTGATAATATtcgtctaataccgttcgagaaatgggccccagttcgtggactgataatattagtctaataccgttccagaaatgggccccagttcgtggactgataatattagtctaataccgttcgagaaatgggccccagttcgtAGACtgataatattagactaataccgttcgagaaatgggccccaggtcTTTAGGGCAAGTAGCAGTACCTACTGTCTCCTTCATCTCCCACAGAAACTGCTTTACTGGTCTGGTTGCTTTAGAGGTAGGGGGGAAATGGTATAAAGGAGCCGGATTTTGAAAAAGCCCCATGCATTATTTCGGTAATTTCAGGACGAATTTTCTGTCAAATATTTGGAGGCGACGAAAAATCTgtcactttaaaaataaaagctcgTACAAAACTCGTTCTGAAGCTACTAAAATAATGCCTCGCTCTCTTTCATGCCTCTTCTCCCCTATATAAAGATATACTTGTTTCTTTGAATTTGTACGAATGTGAGAAAATATGTTACTGCTGGGACAATACTTAGAAGATTTATTTAACCAATGCATCATCTATCAACATGCTGCTCTTCTTTCCAAGATCGCTGCTAGTTAAGTTAAATTTTGTATTCtccattataaattaaaacaaatgtttatgaaatgattaaatgatttattttaagaaaaaatatatcggTCTATATATACTCTCGCCACTTCCTCTTCTCTGTACAGTTTATTTTACAATCCttgtcataataatatatatttgaaaataaatattgtacaataataaaatagtgtGTTAATGGTACCTATGAGTAGTTACATGAATACATTCACTATCGATTATATCCTAATCTATAAGAACCCTTTCCGTCTAGACACAAACCCTTAACATTTCTAGTTATATATTTGGTTGGTGGCTCTAAACGACGAAACATTTAGCTTTACAGAGAAGTAGCCAATGGTAACTCAACCTACGCAACTATCTTAAATGCACAGTTAACAATGCAAcagtaatttaaatacctacattataatTTAGTCACAAGtaaaaaacaaacttataaCAAATGCGCCCTATAGACATAATCACTCGCGAAATTTAAAAGTGGTTGTTAAATAAGTAGGCGTAGCATTTGTCCGCCTTTTGTATTTAGGGAGATGAAACCCTCTGGATTAATAGTACAAAATTACGCTTTTCTACAATAATTTCGCTTTTTTGGGTAATCTAAACAGTTAGATTACCCAAAAATGAATGTCAATGACAGCTACCATACCACTAcgatataattaacaaattcaTGTGCTAAATCCATCAAACTTCAACTAATTAATATCACCATTATATACACCAAATCATGGTTTTACACACAACTTAAATTGTAACGAAACGAGCACAATTTTAGGTTAATTTGAGACGAAcgtatttacaaataaaaaacaatgaataggggtattactgcaatgttctgccgccagagtgcagcactagcacctatcgtaaaccatagagtaacttatatataCTATGCCtttaactgttttttgacaagttttcacagatttgtggtagtggcgcccttTACgtagagtttcgcgtaatattattttggatcttgtacagtcagcttaAAATAGATAATGACGACCAAAGTGGCTAAATATATCGCAATACATGCATATTTTTATGGTAACAAAAGAGTGTCATGATATATTCGGCTACTATGGGCGATACTATGTATTTGATCTACTATATGTCGAAAATCGTTCGAATTAAAATCAGTTAAAATTAACTGTAAAAAATACGAGGCGTACTACCATcctttaaagaaaaacaaagcTAACATCAATGCTAAAAGATTTAGAGAGTTATAATTTAGTGTAAAAGTATGAAGAATACTTTGAGGATGTACTAAAAACAACACACAGTAAGGTTTACGAATGCCCAGAGAACTACAATTATTGTAGCCTccaaagatacaagaaaaattcaaaatattccATGGAAATTGAACCTATTTTTAaggaaatagagttgatttttgCTTTACTTGaaaatttaacgaaataaaacaaatgcaacttTATTTcgatttaaccttttgaacgccaaccTAAAGTTGTCGTTACTAGTCTTGCCCACAGCGCTAAGGACACCTATAGgcgttatggcggacgctgtcaaagtaaccttcacactttcgagtaaggtttacattcgttcccttgcgcccgggaccttggcgtttgagtgatctttgtgtttatgacataaagcgttcaaagggttaaaatgattaaaattttattgaacTTACAAGGCTAGGGCATATAATCTAGAACCTAGGCGATGAAGGCCCGACAAACATGAAACATGACGACTACATTAGTTGCCTTTGGCGTTGATagaatataaaaacattttaacaaaaaatataaccgacttcagaaattaccaaaagcgccatacatgtacctataacatttgaagagttcccttgatttctccaagatcacatcatcagaccccgacttggtgccaacgggaccatctcggagTTATAcgcgttcgattaaaaaaaaaatttgaaaatcggttcacgattttcggagatatcgagtaacatacatacaaaaaaattattaaaaaaattcagtcgaattgagaacctcctacttttttgaagtcggttaaaaagaggTTACACTTGAGTGTAATGGAGACAATCAGTCGGGCCAGGCGGTCAGTTCAGGAAGCGGATGGACATCTTCTGCTCGACGTCGGTGCGGTCCAGCGCGTGGCAGAACTCCTCGAAGGAGATCATCTGGTCGTTATTGGTGTCGGCCTCGAGGATCGTGCGCTCCGCGATGCTGGTTAGCTGCTCTTCGCTGCCAAATAAAAAATAGCTTAGGTAAATTATCTACTTACCCGTGTGTACACGGCTACCAGGTAATAGAGACCAGAAAAGGCTAAGCAACTTAGTTCGTTAGGTTAACAAGTGAGTAAAATTTGAAAGTATTACGTAAAgtacaaattataattaatatatatatatatatatttagaaaataacattgaatatatattttacggTAACCCTATTGGGTACGAGTATATGTTCaggaacatattttattttataaaatatattaagagggaagaatagctttgctattttaacgaaataacggtacttttgaaattctatttcgggagaaaacggtttccactaactaaatcttaacaaatcatttggatttgatgtCGTTCgccttcagcataatatattctaggtttaataaaggtttcgtttttttgaaaaagaaaaatggtttttgttgtgcaattttgaaaaaaaggaaaactttaacctagtttttcattgtatcaataacatactaaaaaatcatggagaatatttagtagtggaaaaacattttctctttttgtatagacGAGTAATTGCTATATTTCcctcttaacccttttccaggcatagtacgatttatcgaccacatacgcgccaatagaatttcaaccttagccatccgatttaaggttcaaattagattgcactttcggaaaatgtgacttgtcttcaaatgaatcatcaaagctggatttattggaatatattaGAATTTTTTGGGAttaccttgtagattggtgcggcctggaaaagagtTAAGTTGGATATGAGTTCTAAGTGGCAATCCATCTGCGTTGCAAAAGGCCATAAGGCATAGCCATGACTTCATACTTTAAAAGTTCAAATTACCTACTAcccatatgtttatttttataacagaaatattattgaatataaaaaaatattcggattTAAAAAATTGATAAGTATTCTGATCTTATCACAAGCTATTATGAAAGTATTACATTCCTATCTAATCAGCCTTTGGAGATAGGATACCTATGTTGGCCATTTTTCTGCGACTATAACACTCGATTTCTAAAAGACCTATCAGATCTtatgacaaccggtctggcctagtgggtagtgaccctgcctatcctatgaagccgatggtcccgggttcgaatcctggcaagggcatttatttgtgtgcgtcataggtgttttctgggtatatatatcgtcgcctagtacccatattacaagctttgcttagtttggggctaggtcgattggCGTAAGATTGAccccaaatatttaattattcagtAACATAGCAAAGTTGAAGGGCCGGCTAAATGTTGAAGCTGTGCACgcgcacgtcacgcaagcggtgtgcttTTTATCATATTACAACCCGCATGTGCACGTCTACGCATCCGGCGTGCACTAGTTTaaggtataaatattattatatttattaagtgCTTAATGTTGTAATCAGTTATAATGCTTACATTACATtgctattttttataaatatagctttcaagtaaaatagctgtgacacatggaaagacagacggacaggTGGGCAtgccgaaactataagggttctatTTTTCCCATTTTGGTTACAAAATCCAATGCAAAGAAATAAGTGAATATAGTGATATTAGAGCATATTGCAAAGTCACTATACTACACACAAAAAAAGGGTACTATACCTGATGTTGACTCCAACCATCATATGCAGGATAGCCAGCAGTTCATCCCTGGAGATCTTTCCGTCATTGTCCAGATCATACATCGAGAAGGCAACTGAAAATCATCAATGGTTTAAATTATATGTGACAGTCATTACAAGAGTGCTCAAATTTTTTGATTGAGGATAACATTAAGCTAATTCTAGACGGTTTAACTCATGTATTTtgttagtcactcgcgcgagaGTCTAGGCTCGGCGGCAGCTCTCCAAAACATGTTGCAAAAGTGACTAATAAATCTCTTAGTCTTCCTTATtgtatcctcatggctgagggacgtgacaactgtggacactcttcaccagtgctctccaaaCTGCCCGGTGTATATCCTAAAAAATACGCGAGATAAACCATAGAATTAGCAATCTTAGTATGTCTCCCAACAGTTTTGAGGACATCTTGCACCAAGTGCAAATGTTTGTAGACCAAAGGGAAGCCCTAATTTCTACAATTTCTCAGAGATAGTATGCAGATGTATAGGTTAATTAATAAGCATGAAAACAACTGTTTAAATGACCATAACATCATTGTATAGCATGATTGTTACATGGCTGTATAACACAAATATGCTTATCAACAAATGTTCTTACTGGACAAGTGAAGGTCAAACATCTACAAAGTCATTGATTGATAACAAGTTAAACTTAAAACAGTTATGCTagaatttaaatactaaaaaaaaatccttgtaTTAGCAaacttttatacattttattttatttatacttattgcatgctatctaaaataaattattttttgctagTAATACTGCCTTATGCACAACTGTGCTGTTTTGTGGAGTCTCGAGTTGTGTGTGACATGGCagaatattatacatatattcacATAGAAAAACTTTTCTGTGTCAGTGTAATCAACTTACATCTTAGTTTCTCCTCCCGACTATTCAATTTGTTCTCCCTGTTCTTCCTAATAGGCCTGAAGTGAGACAACACTCTCATAAATTGCAGGAAGTTGACTCGGTCATCATGGCTCTCAGCAAAGAAGGAGTGGACGATGCGTTCACTAAGAGGGTTGATTGCCAGTTCAGGAATGCGGAGAAAATCTTCTCGAGACAATGTACCACAGTCATTTTTATCCAGGGATGTAAATCTTGAGTACAGGCGCTCAATTTGGTTTGGAGTGACTGTGAAAAATGTTGCTAAATTAATATGTTACGTCATCCATGATGATgtgtagatttgtcaaattttaccttcaataacattacattatgagtcaaggcacacgtcttcaTGAATAACACAATCTATACCTGACTCAAATAATCGTTTTAGGGGGTTGGACTTTGAGATTAAATAAGGAAATTTGTTTAGTACCTTTAAATAAGATAACAAAACCCTTCATTAAGCTCAAATTCCTCTAGGACCCATGAGGTCCTAAGCTCAAATTCCTCGAGAACCCATGAGGTCCTAAGCTCAAATTCCAATTCCTCAAGAACTCATGAGGTCCTTTCTATTGTGTGGAGTTTTTAAGGAAATAATCATGTAAtgttacacaaaaataatatatgtaactactttgaaaaaaaaaatacaatcaaaagAAAAATGTGTCAATATATCTAGGATGCACACAGAGTTACTGTGTTTCAACTTTAAATTGTAATGTGAGATACAAGATTTATTTCAAAGTAGTCACAATATGAATCTTCCATTTTAGTCAGTTTCTCACTTAGATTTTTAGATGTCTATAAAATGTGACTACAATttattcatataataaaaatagtttaaaacacattaaaaattCACTGTGACCTTTGATACCCAACATGGACATCGCACaatacgtaaacaaataaaggtCAGACAAAAAATGCGTCGTTCAAACTCACATCCGGTTTCCTCTTGAATTTGAGCTATTTCTTCTACTCTCAACATCAAAGACGATTTGTTTCCCATTGTATAATGTGATACGAGTACGAAGTCAACGAACACTGTGTTTGACAAGCCTTGATTAATCTAAGGAACGATTAACGCGATTGGAACTAAGTCTTGTAAACGATTACTCACATCTGTACTTTAAACTTTATTCTTATATTGAACAATGATAACACTCATTCTAGTTTAGAGCACaagcaaataatttattaatattttttggtcACCACAAAATAAACAGACCGATATTAAATGGCCTTTAGATAGTTACACGATTTTCCATACTCATTTCCATGCTGAAAATGCTGTAAATTGATAGTCTTAGAACAGCAAGGAAAATGAAACGAATGACACTGACTTGCGTCAATTGTCACTGACAGTTGTATCGATGACAGTTATTTGAGAGTTGCCAAATTAAATCACTAATTTCATTAAATGAGCGAATccgcgtatatatatatatatatatacatatatatatatatatatacatacgaggattctattaaaaaaaatatcctggCACACAGGAGGCTAACACAGATAGCGCCGCAATTGTTTGAAATGCCTTTAGATCTGCTAAATTCAAAGAAATATAGATTACAGACTTTTGGTTCCTGTTGGACTTTGGAACCATACAAATCTGTTGGTTTTTGACCTTATTGGACCTCTATTCATTATATAAATTATCTTAACCCCTTAACCTCACCTCCAACAGGGGCATCATGATAactttttgtaaataagtaaataagtttttattagttcctaattaagaataaaatgtttattttaatgttacaCACTAGCTAGACCCAActcacagtgttgtgttcctgccggtgagtaaggttgccagtgctcaacgagggtacggagtgttaaggttggcaacacgcatgtaactcctctggagttgcaggcgtccataggctacggagactgcttaccaccagacgggccgtatacttgtttgccaccgacgtagtataagaaaacattatttatttctagaataaattatGCAAGaaaaaatctatactttaaTCAAAAATGTGTCCGCGGCCAAGACAAGGTGACTTCGGCGATATGGAGTGATTAGTAATTTAGTAGTTCCTACATACAT of the Cydia pomonella isolate Wapato2018A chromosome 19, ilCydPomo1, whole genome shotgun sequence genome contains:
- the LOC133528399 gene encoding uncharacterized protein LOC133528399 isoform X1: MLCRALLAAAVFTCTLSRGSRPPTLNYIKGSKKYTEHRLRLEESELMVFPTLIKNVLCVLLLSGVQKEDIDASTLRKLQRHNVNIDDINDQQLKKQCLGKTDIPITMTTPLKNPTTEKIELTATDKNGLPAEDTTPLQKIFEYLEYLHKEEKRKALESKDNTKKFKLGQEPFSFLSSPSFSGRIQGMNVEDPSTEPPLPKTTTSTKKDYEKNKIEKNINSELETLMNVLRTNIGRTLDLSHQGSTTVKTVKDLSVSEHTKDIDYITKIVEEIMSKRQLKEVNTTKGPNLNTNETMQNVDQMLDVLSKNKSISLINYYLNNCKLGNFYENNQGDKEKLDTFDNIKRLRSSINEPEAKNNDEYFICNRFKPPEQKVVPGQNDNPIISNILSELKKESQRFKLLDKESAIGSIMKHQPQTAQINQINNNVKIINKEGLNIVNKESIRALGNQSQSISFDDLRDHMKISDVYKDGLEVSDSETDKALKIVLQSQSQLFNQIFNQQRNLIKMYNNDKEKLKPPENEITKPLQSAYKAQTNNEVLDDQNEPVVTIQRPQEEYPTKINENIHKIESILGHEQAETTGHSPSFHYRPSKSDNNIINEEYKRWLLMAPNSFVIGDQATEPKHNVRTRNRMDDTLKITNTLNSIVLDPNFVKEYKRPWFFAELSNKHFKLKINGNQQGLLFTPNIDSKITNTVKPILQNAYEKSWSPYFDTADNNTAVIRTNENLRTNKKQPSIVVDSDYPSLIQSKVRELTDKSKKYPMIDGTYENKYPSVIEDRRSSEQLETKQDKKINKFNCQSIHETRVECLSAIEYKSNWGHFRNKQNNIKITNMRENNEETETFNNNIRTKNNNYRLPSRPTITDQHLDSDTTLDQFKTNIDDDDLISQNETKESKNPPSFPPNVIKDIAQSIKEFVLRDLKTTMTTTTIAPSSTTTSQMTTITPTTITKIVKSRTTEEMPTTSTIDPLKIQDASKTLEKMMEMFAKITLMKDTVLEPEHVPYNRDTTVTTQKTTTQHHEQSIVPTDNTLRHQQNIQLEENRVPLVSQPLQQNVDNLKAYVPQLVERKIENLLPYGLQPLQRDPENHVPYVTQILQRNPENRLAYDSQTLNLNPNHHVLYDTQPLHQVNRVPYEIQTSKGNLENPEISEQYVSQAVQLKTGKRLQYYPYSLERNPEKRVYVPQAPVNYTPYVPKVAQLKIENPTYVPQAVPQKAESRFPFDSQLLQNNQENPQHDTLYLQRNPGDRIPVPDFKTESRIRYFPLALQSKTENRIPYDQQLLQPNSGIPVTYRPAPFKYLPHAAELPLGNSIPYGSRVVQPVKTENYLPYNPKPNGSKNRPYDYSMMDPYHHSKMEYDAPEAPVPQNKVKPSSGKEVITVQTNSGEISPLKIVLQKPFLQNIVLTTKSPVKVHHSDETFNFRKPIQKQNRHQVQVKESEMSNINEDKGYVPRHVTHKDTKIAAPKSRKTKKEREVIQHYKPRDLNEIEKFHEKLEGGDTWHREDEKIAKRVQRPIVKNTNYDDTHFRNFLQTQQKVNAMLEKILASGKTKPISAEVI
- the LOC133528407 gene encoding calcineurin B homologous protein 1; translated protein: MGNKSSLMLRVEEIAQIQEETGFTPNQIERLYSRFTSLDKNDCGTLSREDFLRIPELAINPLSERIVHSFFAESHDDRVNFLQFMRVLSHFRPIRKNRENKLNSREEKLRFAFSMYDLDNDGKISRDELLAILHMMVGVNISEEQLTSIAERTILEADTNNDQMISFEEFCHALDRTDVEQKMSIRFLN